In Pseudonocardia sp. DSM 110487, the sequence AGCCCGCCGACGCCCGGCGTGTCGACGAGCACCAGCCCGCCGGCGAGCAGGGCGCGGGGCAGGCCCACCTCGGCATAGGAGATCCGTTGCCGGTTGTCCGGGTTGCCGGACTCGGAGACGTGCCGTGCCAGCTCCCCGACCGGGATCTCGGTCCGCTCCGGCTCCCCACCACCGGCCGACTCCTTGACCAGGGCGGCCGTCGGGGTGGCGGCGTGGCGCACCATCGTGGGCACCGCGGTGGCGACGTCGTCGTCAACGGGACACACGGACGCCGACACCAGCGAGTTGACGAGCAGGCTCTTGCCCTGCTTGAACTCCCCGACGACGAGCACCCGGACACTCGGGTCGGACAACCGTTCCTTCGTTCGGGCCAGTTTCGTCGTGAGGTCGGGTCTTCCGTATGCCTCGGTCGCCTTGCGGGCGACGTCGACGAGCTGGATCGCATCGGACAGCGCCACGTTTCCCCCAAGTGAAGAGCTTGCCGCGACGTGCGACCGACTCAGCACCTCTCAGAGGTGCTGAGTCGGTCTGGTGGGTGCCGGGCGTTACCGGGCGCCGGGATCAGAAGTTGATTTCCTGGTCGCTGCCCGTGTCGACCTCGACGTCCGCGCTCGCGTCGGCGTCGCCGCCGTCGCCACCGGTCGCGCTGCCGCCGAAGCCGCTGCCACCCGAACCGCCGTCGCCGCCGTCACCGGCGTCCGACTCGAACGGGAAGTCGTTGCTGTCGCCGCCGTCGCCCCCGTCGCCACCGTCACCGCCGGTGCCGGCTCCGCCGGTCGCGTTCCCACCGTCGGCGCTGGCCGACCCGCCGGTCGTGTCCCCGACGGTCACCTCGCTGTCGTTGTCCTGCTGCTGGTTGGCCTGCTTGTTGTTGTCGCCGACCGCGACGTTGGTGGCCTGCTGACCGCTGCCGAAGTTGTCGTTGCCGCTGCCGATCGTGGTGGCGGAGCCGCCGACGCTGACAGCGCTACCGTCGGTGGCGTCGATGTCGCCGGTGTTGCCGACGTTGTTGTCGCCGTCCTGCAGCACGTTCTCGTCGCCCGTGGCGGCCTGGTTGTCGTCGCCCTGCTGCAGCACGCCACCCGCACCGATGTCGCCCGTGGCGATGTCCACGTCGTCGAGCTCGCTGTCGTCGATGAGCACGCCGCCCTCGCCGACGTTCTGCTCGCTCTGGTCGATGTCGACGTCGACGTCGCCGCCGGCGAGGATCTGCTGGTTGATCGAGTTGTCCTCGATGTTGTTGATCGTCGTGAACTGCTGGTAGTTGTTCACTTCCTGCGTGAGGTACTGCACGTACTCCTCGGGGCTCGCGTCATACGGCGGCGGCGAGTCGGGCACGTAGACCGGCGCGGAGGCGGCGGCGGTCTGCGTCGCGGCCTGGGAGGCGCCCTGTGCGCCGGACTGAGCCGTGTCCAGGTTGTAGTTGCGGCTGAAGTCGGCCTGGGCGAAGAAGGTGTTCCAGCCCTCGGTCAGCTCCTGCGGCGTGGTGTCGTGCTCGGCGGCGAAGTCCTGGACGTTGCCGTCCGGGTGCTCGAGCAGCCACGTGCGCAGAGCCTCGAGCACTCGGCCCAGCTGGTCAGTCGTTCCTGCGGTCATTGTGATCGTCTCCTCGATCTGTTCCCGATTCGCGCTCCGGCGATGTGAGAAAAGCTATGAGCCGGCAGCCGCATGGACATCGGGGATCGGGCGAGCGCACGACCGGCAGGATTGTGGGGTCGGGACGTCCTTGGGGGATGAGGGATTGGGGGATCGACCGCCCCCCGACCCGGCTCGCCGCGGGCGTGACCGACGCCGGACGGATGCAGCCGGGGGCTATCCGGCTCGACGCGTGGGTGGCATCGGTATCCCACCGGTTCGCGGTCCCATGGACTCACCGACGAGCACGCCTACGGCCACCAGCAGCGCAGCACCCGCAGCGACCGGTGCCACCGCCAGGGCAGCCGCGCTTCCGCCCGCGTCGGCGACGCGACCGGCCACGGCCTGCGCGATCGCCGTGCCGATGGGGCCGCCCGCGCTGACCGCCATCAGTGTCGTGGCCGTGCCGCGGCCACCGGACAGGCGTTCCGCGAGGGCGTAGGCGGAGATCATGTACGGGGCGATGGAGAAGCCGGCGACCGTGATCGCAAGGGGCAGCCACGCGGAGCCCGCCGCCAGAACGGTCGTGCCGAGCAGCAGGCCCAGCGCCGCTCCCGCGTAACGATGGGTGTCGCGGATGCGCGACGGCAGCCACGCGTACGCGATGCCCGCGACCGAGCTCCCGACCGCGAGCAGGGCGTAGAGGAGGCCTGCGCCACCGGGCTCTGCGCGTTCAGCGGCGTAGCTGGTCACGCCGGTCTGCACGGACCCGAACACGGCGCCCAGCGCGGCCGCCGCAAGCGCCATCGCGACGAGCGGACCGTACCGGGGCCGTGCCGCAACGGCAGGTCGGCGAGGCGGCGCCGTGCGGGCGTAGAACAGCGCGAATGGCGTCGCCGCGCCCGCGGAAAGCAGCGCGACCGCGGAGAGCGGCGCGACCGGGCCGATGGCGGCGGTGAGCAGGCCCGCGACGGCCGGCCCGACGACGAACCCGATCTCGTCGGCAACGGTCTCGTAGGACAGGGCGGTCGACACCAGATCGACGCGTCCCCGCGCTCGCAGGAGGCGGGCCCAGTGCACCCGCGCCATCGGACCGACCGCGGGCTGCGTGAGGCCCATGGCGATCGCGGCGGCGACCATCGCAGGCCGCTCGCCCCCGCTCGCGGCGACGAGAGCGCCCGCGCAAACGGCATGGGTGGTGGCGGCGGTCAGTCCGACGGCGCGGGGACCGAACCGGTCGGCCAGCGCGCCGAGGCCGATTCCGCCTGCCGCCGTGGCAATGCTCTGCGCCGCGGTCGCCACTCCGGCGAACGTGTGGCTGCCGGTCGCGGCGTACAGGAGGGTGAGCGTGCCGATCGGCGTGATCGAGTAGTGCAGCCTGGCGACCAGGCCGAGGAGAAGGAAGGGCGGCGGAACGGCACGTGCGAGCTCGCGGTAGGACACCGGGCGTCTCCTGGCATGTCGAGGAGACGCGCCATCCCTTCCGCCTAGCGCGCACCTGTCCCGCGTGCTGGAGCCAGGCTAGCTCTTGAGTTGAGCGATCTGGATGAGGTTTCCGCAGGTGTCGTCGAAGACCGCCGTGACGACGGGCCCCAGGTCCGTCGGCTCCTGCACGAACTTGACGCCCGCGGCGCTCAGGCGCTCGTACTCGGCGTGGGCGTCCTCCACGGCGAACTGCGTGAAGGGGATGCCGTCCGCGACGAGCGCCTCCTTGTACACGCGCGCCG encodes:
- a CDS encoding MFS transporter produces the protein MSYRELARAVPPPFLLLGLVARLHYSITPIGTLTLLYAATGSHTFAGVATAAQSIATAAGGIGLGALADRFGPRAVGLTAATTHAVCAGALVAASGGERPAMVAAAIAMGLTQPAVGPMARVHWARLLRARGRVDLVSTALSYETVADEIGFVVGPAVAGLLTAAIGPVAPLSAVALLSAGAATPFALFYARTAPPRRPAVAARPRYGPLVAMALAAAALGAVFGSVQTGVTSYAAERAEPGGAGLLYALLAVGSSVAGIAYAWLPSRIRDTHRYAGAALGLLLGTTVLAAGSAWLPLAITVAGFSIAPYMISAYALAERLSGGRGTATTLMAVSAGGPIGTAIAQAVAGRVADAGGSAAALAVAPVAAGAALLVAVGVLVGESMGPRTGGIPMPPTRRAG
- a CDS encoding VOC family protein, whose protein sequence is MLTINVTSVYVDDQAKALDFYTGVLGFVKKTDVPAGNARWLTVVSPAHPDGVELLLEPTGHPAARVYKEALVADGIPFTQFAVEDAHAEYERLSAAGVKFVQEPTDLGPVVTAVFDDTCGNLIQIAQLKS